A stretch of DNA from Misgurnus anguillicaudatus chromosome 15, ASM2758022v2, whole genome shotgun sequence:
ATTAACACATTGTCAGTAAATAGCTGGTTTGCCAACCATAAGACTCCAAAAGAAGAAGTGTCACCTTACTATAAGCTTGAAGGGATTTATAGCTCTTAAACTCCTgcaaagtgtaaataaagtcctgCAAAAACAAGGTAATTGGCCAGATATGTAAGCGGAGGTAGTGCGTCTGGATCCGTAATCCAGTCTTGGGCTGCTAAATCGTGgatctatgttgtttatttgtccaaataaagttttttggcagtagcatttagtttctcccgatagggtcccttctctttttctttcaacttctCGATTTCTTCCGTTCTTCTTCAATTTTACCTAGTTTTTAACTGAACACACGCACAATTAAACATGGCGCCCacgtcccataatgcaacactgcGGTGACGTACATTAACATTCCCTATTGGGTgtatcctttaaaatgcaaatgaactgatgaaatgcaaacactgatcgcaatgatggtggtttgttgcaattaaaactcattttttctctctctgcactaaataggctttatgcccagctgcactacttcctgaacttcagccagctctttgtttcctgtctgccattattggacaaacggATTAATcaaggtgtgtctgattattgttgttgtgactactgaggtcaggcacacctgtattaatcagtttgtctaataatggcagacaggaaacaaggagctggctgaagttcaggaagcaggaagtagtgcagctgggcataaagcctattgcagtgccgtggttggatagtgccgattaaggggtggtatttttggtaattggccttgctacctacctcacaaaacagacAAAATCTGAATTAcctaattttttacatgcttgcaaagaatggctTACCAAAACTTACTAACTTACAACTTTTTACCAAaaaagttactaggttgatagaagcactggagacacaattatatcacttaaacatgaaaaaaagtcGAATTTTCACATCCTGACCACTTTATGTCACACTTGACAGTATTGGGGGGAAAATTGTATAGATTATATGGTCTATATTTTGTCTATTTAGAGTAGTCCATGTATTCTGTAAAAAGTTTTTGTATCTACGTTATGATAAATGTTTTCTTTGTATTATGTTTATtgaaagttaaaggaacagtatgtagaattgtggctaaaactggtattgcaatcacacaactggtggccaatacacaacataacaacataacATTACTGATCATCATTCATGTGAATTAGTTGTAATTCACAACCTTACCactggatgccgctaaaatttacacactgcaccttcaAAATAGgccaaaacaacaacaaaaaacaatatatttcttaatgtttgattattttatgtaaaaatatacaTCTGTCTAGTTATGCCAAGCTCTATTCCAAGACtgttcaattttttttgttcaaCCTTGACCGAAATTATTTAGGCTACTTGAAGTACCCcctgaaatgttaagttttaagCACATCTGCATGTTTAActtcaatttttatttttcatctgtGTTAAAGTTCTACACAATTATCATTACCTGTTATTGGACCTTCATCTGGGATTTTTCTTTTCTTGGTGCATAAAACTTATTTGTCCATTTTGCATGAGTTCTCAGTTTTCTGATATActgttgggtgattctcacgaaatccagcattggatttaaaaaaaaaatatatatatatatatatatatacatttttttttgcacatatagaCGGTTTGATCTGACGCACGTGATAcgcgtctggatccgaactttacttccggttttgtttttttaatggtctgactagttgctaaactgatctcttgaacaaatgcctcgtcgaaaataacaaatgttttggtttcctagataatctatgtgttgtttttttgcttgttatataaataaactacgtttaaagtactttgttgttatttattattaacggagtttaccggaagttatgtgcagaccgcgacagccgcttgtttatgttgttactgttgaGACCGTCTATacgattaaggtctgaacttactataaccattatttttagatgattaaaaaaatatttcctatacaattatttaatttttttagattatcattatcaaaaattatcattactgcaacatgatattacattaaaggcggagtccacgatgtttgaaaaacgcgttggaaaaggagacgggccgactaccaaaacacacttatagccaatcaaatcaaatcaaatgccggtttgcgtatgtgtggggcgggtctatcaacagaaggtccagattctattggggtaggggcgtgtttgtttaggtgatttcaaatatcaacattggctttcaaacatcatggactccgcctttaaaggcacaccgcggaactttttggccactaggtccATTCAGTCATgaacacattgcggtaatgaaaatgttccccttaaatgtggaaaaaactaaaaattggtttgtatgatgtcatttgaaatcatgtgcaaaatagtatgtgaagagatgtttgtaactttatgcttcttattttgatactctgcatttactttttttattaaaatgtttcatgacacctcataagtctaatttcgccaGAATCACCCTGTTGTGTTGTGTAATGGTCACATGACATGCAGATTAAttaaacacaacattttttaaatttttttaaacacttatttacattttaagatttaaTTGTAATTGATTAATTTTGAGAATCCCCTGCAATACCCAATTTTGGGAAACCCTGCTCTAGTATATTATATTTGAATGCTATCTGAACGTTTGACGTCTGACTCTGAGGATCAAATCATTGACACTGCATTGCAAAGTGAGCTACAGGAACTAAAACAGGAACTCTACATATTAGCTCAACACAACCAAAAATTGATCTTGATAAGAAGTTTGTTTGCTGAAGGTGCTTAAGTGTCACACTGATTGAAAAACCTTTATTTGTAACCTCTCACTGCTTTAACTACACGGATGTacttttaatcattttaatcattaaatgaACTTATAGCTTTAGGAAATGATAAAGGTTTGTGTTGCATATCTATCACTGTAGATTGAGTAGATCTGAAGTTGATTTAATCACATATTGGGTCATTCAGAAGGGCACATCCTTTAGTAAAACTTACTTGCGATAGTCAAGCGTGCTCTCTGACTCAAAATAGATCCGTATTTGTTCTGGGCAAGGCACTGGTAGATCCCTTCATTTGATTTGTCTTTACGACTCTCCGAGTCGGAGATGAACAGGGAGCCGTTGGTGAGCTGGTAAACGTGCTCCGTCTCTGTAAGCTTTGCTCCGTTTTTTAGCCAGCGGATGGCGATCGGAGCTTCGCCGTGGGCCTGACAGTCCATAAGCACAGCATCTTTCCGCAAtattgtcacatcgtgtggttCCTTCATAAAAAACAGCTCACTAAAACCCAACACACCTGCAggacacacagacagaaagataaagAACTGAATCAGATAGTAATATAAGGATGCCAgaactttttttctttcaaataatGAAGTCTTTAAAGTTTCTGTAATTATATTTGACTGGATGAAGTACTCCTTGTAATCCCTTTATTCATGGCTCATGAAGTCAAAGACTCTGTCGCTCTCTAAAGAATCACTTTAGCTGATTCCCAGCATGAAAATCACTCAGCAGCCCATCATGAGGAAAGCTTAAAAGGCCACAGAGGACTGAAGATATCACAATTATAGATAAgcgcatttttattttattttaaagttattcttataaaagaaatacttacattttgattatttatcTATACTAGGCATGTAGTGtcttaaaacaaatgttaaaaAAGGGTTTAAACATCTCTTAAACTGGGAAAAATCTCGGATATATTATAATGAGCTAGGTCTTGTAGATTATGAAATggaaatgtattattattattattattattatttcattttctgcttgtgtcatatatgtatattaattTGTAAGGTCTGTTATCTGTCCCCCAtgtttatgttatgttataatgtatctttttttgtgtgtaatgttaaataatgcaatcaaaataaataaataaaaaacacatactgGTCAAATATACTTTTGATGATTTGGATAAAATTGTCTAACAAATGTATAAATGCAAAGTATTGTTTTGTTGACTCTACATttgttaaagtattattttaataaatacttCACGTTCAAAAGtcataaagtaaataaaaatataatatataagtcaatataaaaactaataaagcaataaaacatgtttaagaaaatagaaacactttTACAATTGGAAAAGTACATAAAACTTTGTGTGCAACTTTCATCATTTCAAATATGATATGACTTCGTAATTatgatgaaaataaacattttcactATGTTCCAGTTTACTTCACAGCTAGTATGGCGTTatatctgtatttatttatatagacaACATTTGTAACATTGTGCATGATTACTGCTTCAAGATTGTTACACTGTCGCGCTCTCTGACTGACTGCACGTGCGAGATTTCACATCGTTCACAGTGACTAGAGATGCTTTACATCTACACACAAAATAATCTACATTGAGCACTAAGGTAAATACAGTCACTTATTTCTAAAACTTTGGAGTTTAGTGCATTAAGTCAACGCATAAAACATCCAGGGAGACTGAATGAAACTCGTGTTTAACTTcaatttttttgcaataaagtaaaactgtttaaaaaaaactctttaccTGAGGTTTGCAGAAATACGACAAAAAACAGCAAACGCTGGTATAATTCCTTTTGAAAAGACGccatttattttgatagtccgaGCATGCCTGAGCCCGTGGGCTGCGGACTGAAGATCCACGCTAATCTGACTTCAAGCGAGCGCTGATGCGCTGACCGCTGCGCGCGCACTACTTTACGCGGATGGTTAGAATCAGTACTGCGCGCGGGGTTGTGCGGCTCAACAGCGCGGCATACGAGGTCCCTCCGCCTGAGATGCTCGAGCTCCTCGTGCAGTGTGACGTCacggaaaatacattttgtattgATGAACGCATGAAAATGACTTTATATGTAGAAGCGACAAACATTCGACACAGCAGACACAAAGAGGTCTTGTTATAAAAAACTTTATCTCCTGCACTGCTTGTTATACCcttttaccaaaattttatACTACACTTAACATCCTGGTTAATTTGCAGAGGTTATTTCTCAGTTAGGAAATGACACAAATGTACTCTTACAATTTGTGAGAAATTACATATAAAACTGAGAACAGAAGCATTTTGTATAAACTTTTAGATACagtttttcctcaaaaataagTTTATAATCTGCTAGtctatatttgtttattttgctacTTTGGAATCATGTCATGGTTAATTTCATTGAATTGGTTTTAACAGCTTGTTCTAGTTTATGACAGGTGATAAAATAGATCCCATCTCTGGTCAGTATCGATAAGTTCACTGCGACAGCTGGAGACTTGAGGAAAAATATTGAtccgctctttctctctctcactgttTCTGTGGAGGAGGAGTATGACCTTTTTCCCTCCTCTGACCTCTTTCCTTTTCTCTCCTGACCGATTCTAGCATCCCTCTGGACTCTCCGGCCACTCGGACAATAGCTCAGATCGGACTATAGGTCAGGCAGCACAATAGATCTGTGCAGTGAAGATCAGGAGAAGTTCAGGTTCCCACAGTCTGAAATCACTCACAGTAAAAATGCAAACTCATCCTTACTCacagactttaaaaaaatggcatctATTACAAATATTCAATCAGTATTTTGAATtctattatatttatattcaatAAGTTGACACAAAACTTTACCTTTTTTGCAGTTTTGCTaaataacttaatttttaaTATACTCTATGCAATATGTCAATGTAAATGTGTCATGTAACAGAGTAACATATAAACTTAAATCTTTCAGGTGTAAGGAACTGTGTGCTTAAGTATTTCGTGtcaaataattatataaaatcataacaacaaaaatgcaatatttaaatgaaataaaaatctttGGGATTACAGATGGACAGATGTAACTGCCAATATGCTAATGCATGAGGTAATCTGATCAATAAGAAATACAATAGATGAAGTTCTTGCTTTACTGATTCACCATCCTGCTTTCATTGGACAGTGCTGCTGTCAATTTCCAAATAACTCCACCCCTTTGGCAGTAAGTCACGCCTCTCTGACTCCTGCAGTGTCCAGGAGGTAAATAAAATGGTTTGTGTGACCCGTCAGCTGACCTCTGAGGGTGCTTTGTTTGAGGTGGGAAAATGGGATGGGATGTGAGAGAACGAGGATTGTGAGAATCactattacactgcaaaaaatgattttcaagaaaaagtgttcatagtatttttgtcttgttttcaggaaaaatatctaaaaatgattaaattaagatgctttttcttgatgagcaaaacgacccaagaaaataagtctagtttttagagtaaaaatatcaaatttaagtgattgtatgcataaaacaagcaaaaaacatctgccaatggggtaagcaaaaaatcttgaaaatttttcttaaacactaaattcaagaaaaaatcaagaaaaatttgcttaccccatggcagatttctttgcttgtttgcttgcacaaaatcacttaaatttgatatttttggtctaaaaactagaccttttaagaaaaagcatcttaatttaagaattgttagatattttttctgaaaacaagacaaaaatacaaagatttttttccttgaaaatcattttttttttttttgctgtatattGAACACTCAGTTCTGAGGCTTACTCCTTAATGCATTTCATATAGTTTCATATGGtatattgtaaaatgtaaatgtacttcATGTAAATTAATAGTGAGCATAATGTTTTTAAGTATTGTTTCAATTAGATAAATTGCCCCAATGCGTCgtttaaaagcaaaacttcagttATACTGCCACCTGGCGGACGTTGAGAGAACTACAATCCTGTTGTATATAGTGGTGTACGGTACCCCctccaaaaataatttttttctgtgttgattctgttgtttatttaatattcagTGACTGCAGTCAGGATGCTATATTAATACAGCACATATTCACACTGTCAATCATGTTTAGCCTAATCATTAAATGTTCTGTAAGcaatttgttatttaatgactCGTTGTTACCTGACAGATATAACTGAAATTGGTGGATAATATTACACTTATATTAAACTACAGacacaaaatataattttgtcaGCTAAGGAGAACCCCCTGAGGTGCTTTTTGACTGTCAATCATTTTACGCATTCACAGCAATTCCCACATATGGGAGGCTGGAAGCTGTGCTTCCGCTTGTCCCGCGAGCAGCGACAACCCTTTTATCGTTTTGTTTTGTCCTTTTGTTTTCAGGGTGTCTGTCAACTGAGTTCATCCGTCgggtttatttattctttttactTGCGACATTTAGATACTGCGGTCCTGCTCCATCTCTTATTACCACATTTCCAAAACTTCTGTCTCTCTGCGTGCGCGTGTGGGCGGGGTTTTTAATGAGGTGCGGTCTAATTGGCTACGAGAGAAGACGTCACTTACTGTACacccatagacattatatatattatattatgtatatattatattatattgtatatattatattatattataatagaccatgatgatttatttgtgtgtttataattCAATGAGACTACATTTCTTTTACTTGTTTAATAACTgtaggtttttatttttataataatttaattatacACTTTTATGTGATATAAAATCAAATTTGCGGTTTATGAATTGTTGTCAAACTGATGTTGGATTTTCTATGGATGGTTTACAGTACAAACTTTGGTTTATAGCATTTTTCACTTGAAAATAAATAGCTTAGGTGGAAATATTTCGTGTTTACAATGTGCaattggatttttttaatgacctTTCTCAGCCAATTTAACACAGGGTTTAATTTTGCAGTTGTTTAATCGCATAGTTAATCAACATGC
This window harbors:
- the LOC141349801 gene encoding protogenin A-like — translated: MASFQKELYQRLLFFVVFLQTSGVLGFSELFFMKEPHDVTILRKDAVLMDCQAHGEAPIAIRWLKNGAKLTETEHVYQLTNGSLFISDSESRKDKSNEGIYQCLAQNKYGSILSQRARLTIASKFY